The Acropora muricata isolate sample 2 chromosome 7, ASM3666990v1, whole genome shotgun sequence genomic interval ttttgaaaaactattttttctcATCTCTCATGTGGAATTGCCCATTTCTTGGTTTTGTATTTTCATCATCACTGTCCAGGAGGGCCACCACATAAGTAGCTTCTTTTGCTCTCATGATTCTTAGAGATTTCTTTAAAACATACTTCTCTTGACTTGCGGTTTTAGTCATCTATAACTTGCCACTAATAAATTTTTATAGTGTAAATGTTGTGGTTGAATGTTAGTCTTGTTTTCAACTTATTTGCCTTAAATTGTTCTTTATAAGTAAATGTAAAGTATGATAATAAGTTTGTAACAAAGCAAAAGAAatcaatataaaaatataaagcaTAACTAACTTTTGTACATAATAATGTTCATCTACCGGTAATCAGTTTATTTTATGTTGAATGGCTATTTATTTTCTAACCAAAAAAAACTTATGTGAtaacatttcattttaataattatcaaaaaaaaataGTACATCTCAAACAAGTAATTATTAGAACTTACTATTGTTAAAGAAGTGAGCTCAGTGGCTGAAGAAAtggaacattaattttattgtttttaaatatGCTAGTTGTTTGTTTAAGCCATGAATTTACCTTTTGTACtttgtacatactttactagtTGGAAATTTATGATCCAGTTGAACCATCACAAGACACTTTGAAACCAAATGAAGAGGAAGTTACTGGATTTGAACAGAAAGTTTCAACAGTGAGGAAGTTTGTTTGGGGATGGACTACAAGTGTCCAGGTACAGACACGTGtggaaaaaaaacacacactCATATACACTCTCAGGGAAGAACACAGCAGTAGAGGGGTGAATTCTTTGAATAAGGGGATGATAGGGGATTCCAGGGGAACCCATGCAACTTCACCCCactttgtaaaattaattaaattttacgAAAATATATTACCATTTTTGTTTCAACGTGGCTAAATGTAAATTAGGCACAGTTATTCCCATGTCAATGATGTCAGAATGAatttgtagtttctaaagaaactgtagtgcaGCGTCGGTGGgagggatcaaaacaaaaattttggttttatcaaacgagttgataaaggttgaattaccaccgtgaaagatttagaaagctgacgtttcgagcgttagcccttcgtcgtagTGAATGCTGTCAGAAGTTTTACTTTTAAGCTTATACTTCAGCTACCTAGTGGACAAAGGGTTTTGCTTTTTGCCAGGAAGGAAGGGATATTCAATTTACCATACAGTATATGACCATCATTTGAAATGAAGGAGTTCTATCGTTAGGAAAAATAACTTGTAAAAAAATGGATGGAAAGACTTAAtgaaatcataataattattatctgtatCAACAGGAAGGGATTGCAAAAGCCAGGGAGCATTTTTCAGTTGCTGAACAAAAATCTTTAGGTATGGTTCGGCTTATGTTCCATGATGCTTTAAGTAAGGAAAAGCTTATGTTATAGAGATTGAAAGCCTTGCTGAAATTAAgagttttaaaatgaatttgcaCTGAACCTTCACTGATTGTCTTGTAACAGTCTTTGCTTGTGGACAAGACGTTATAACCTCTTTAGGGGGCTCAGGTTTTCCACTTGCGGTCAATGGACATTTTGATCTCTCTACTAGTGCACTGCATTAATGGATTAATAGTATTTAATGAATCTCTTACTGATGACTTGTGCATCAACAAGACGTTCTGTTGTCTTGCTTTTAGAGTTTATTGAACTTATCCAAACTGACCAGGAGTTTCAAATGAAAGTGGGTGCAATTAGTGCAGCTGTTTTGGGTGGCGCTGTACTGGCTGGAAGAGGGCGTAAGTACAATATTACAACTCCAGAAAGCAGTTGGGATGTTATGTTGTATCATTCTTTGGTCATAAGACCTTACTTTCAGCGATTCAAATTTTAGGGAGAATGCGTAGCGGTAATCTTAGTTGCCAATTGCATGCTGTAGAAACTTTTGGATAGGCTGCAAGTGCCTTGGCCTCATTATGGCAGGGGAGGGGGTGGGTGGgaatttattttcatgctcTTTAAATATTACTACTACTGCAAAGACTAATTCTGCTATTACTGCTGCTGCGGCTGCCGCTGcagctactactactactgctactgctactgctactgctactgctactgctactgctactgctactgctactgcttcTGCTACTGCTACAGCTACAGCTACAGCTACTGCTAcagctactgctactgctacagCTACagctactgctactgctgctgctgctgctgctgctactaccTTCTTCTCCTGCTTCTGCTtctgccactgccactgccactgccactgccactgccactgccactgccactgccactgccactgccactgccactgccactgccactgccactgccactgccactgccactgccactgccactgccactgccactaATGTGTAGCTGTTACAAAGCATCTTGTTTGTaaatgctgttttttttcccattgcTTTTACAACACCCTTTTTTTCCCCTTTAGGTCGACCGATCAGAAGGATTTTTTATTCTGGTGCCATAGGAACCACAGCCCTTGCTATTTGTTATCCGAAACAGGCTGTAGATATAACCCTGACCAATTACGACCGACTGAAGGCGTTTGTGAAAGAGCAGATGACAAATCTTAATCAGAAAAGAGCAGAGAAGCCTTTTGTAAAGGAAGTTCAAACTCCTCTTCATGAAGCAACGAATCTTAAAGAAGAGCATGAGCCTGTTCAAATAGTGGTGGAAAGTGTTAATGCCAACGCATCAGTGGACGAGCAACAGAAAGATGTGGAGATGGAAGATACAGAAGCACGGCTTGAAGATGAAGTCAAAGAGAACAAAGGGAAACAGGAATCCCCATTTTGGAGCAAGATACCATTTCTAGATAGATTAGTTGGCAAGAAAGAAGATCCAGCTGTAATCTCGGAGTCGAGTCTTGCTGTCGGTAACAAGGAGAAGATTGGCTTAGTGGCGACTGAGGAAAAGAAAGACCAAATTCTCTTGTTGGAGCAGACCGCCGCAAAAGCTAACGTTGAAGGCGATTTAGGACAGTCGAACCCAGAAGATAAAGACATGTACTCCACGCGGTCTTGAAAAATACTAGCTGTAAGTTTTCAAGTTTATTGCAAATTTTCTTACTTCATTGTGGTTACTTGGTTAGTCATGCAAGACCACTGGTGAGAATTATGAAAGACCTCTATTAAAGTTAGCTTCTATCTGATAGaacattttttcctttcaattgcCAACAGGGAACTTTGACTGCCTGAATGGAGGCCTATACGGAAATGACTATCAGGAGCTTAAGTAACCACGAAGGCGAGGGAGTCAGACGAGAACGTCACATATTTGCCGATGAAAACAAGCaactttgcacgctttgcacgtgcagtttttcACTATAGTACATTCAGTTTCGCGTCCATTCTCTTCCAATTAACGAActgaaataacctgttttgaAGTTGCATGGGGGGCGTGATTTGACGACATCCTGTTGTTTCTTTCTTGTTATCTTTACAAAGCGCTGATAGCAAATTCATTCCAGCATAAATAGACCTAATCcttcaactcaatgttgtacacAACTCAAacctcccggggttaagattctttgtgtagTGTATTTGCAATATAATGTAGAATTCACATTTAAATGGTATAAAAATTCCTAatacaaaacgttttattcgcAAAAGGTTTGATTTGGGTACAACATAAGTCAGCCGATTTGGTGTATTAGAACGCAATTTGCACGCATAATaacttaaataaataaacaagaaatgaaTTTCAGTTGATGTTCCCGCTGCCGTCGACGTTTTGGTTTCTCATGAGCTTTCTCTGTGTTATGATTAGTACGCAGTGAGAGTTGTGTCAGTCCAtagtccacagtccttgtccacaatttatattttgtacTGAATGGCTCTGAAAAGGGAATGATGAACGTTCGTTTTCCTTGCGCATATCAATTCGCGAAAAGATGTGAGAATTAATCGGAAATTAAGACGCTTGGCTTttactttctttcacaaaattaTGATACAAAAGGACAGAAATATTCCGCCAGATGTTTTTGTTAGCGtttattgcttttgtttttgttttttttgtaattgaAAGTCGCTAGATTATTTCTTCTTGTTCCTTTCTTAGAATTCATTCTCtctgtttcgtttttttttcttttttctttcaataataagACCTTTCTAAGACCCAGGCACGAGTATTAATTTTCTGCCGATTTGTGGCTAAAATATTCTTATGACTATTCATAAATTCTAGAGAAGGTATTTTGTTCAACAATGTATAAAGGTATCTCAAATCAGTGGGTGGTGTCTAGGGTTCTGTCACGCTATATTGTGACCAAACGGCTTCGTTGTACTGCAGTTGTATTGTTTGACTGGGTAGTTTTTCAGcttagaaagagaaaaaaatatgccTCACTTTTTCTCTTAGATAGACTCGattgtattttacagatttCCCTCATACTAAATTATGTACAAGAAAGATGTTATCCGTGGGCATATTCTTAACATACTCTTTaaatttcggaaatttcagTCTCAATTTTGTCATGAAGGTTATTCttgtacaaagacaaaaataagTACAGTGAATTATGTGGTAATCAACGTTTCGGGTTTAATTGCCCTTGCAGCCGGTTCGTTTTATGTTATCTAGAAAAGGAAAtagaaatgtcagcttttaCTTTTCGTAATCGTGAAACTATCAGTGGCGGAAACCAACTGCGAAATTCTCTtggaaggaaaagcctatgacTTAGTGAATCTCTGCCGATAGAGATTTTGCGTAGTTCAGGGAATCATGTATCTTCACGCTGTTATATAATCATCTTCGTAATGTGCTtcattattcaatattttatGATTAGTGCACACTGAGCTGTGCCAGTCCGGCATGGTCCACAGCTTTTGTACGCAATCTACATTTCATACTGACTGgttttgaaaagggaaatttcctcGAGTGACAATGTCCTCTTGTCCTCATAAGCAAATTAATGTGCGGAAAGAATACGAGAAGAGAACAACAGATTTTACTAAGTTTGCTTTGTTCGAAGTAAGCTGCAAAACGAACCATCAATCATCGAATGCCATTTTGCTCACAGAGAATCTTTGAGTCATAGGTGAGTACTAAGTAACACTCCAATCAAAAGTATTTACttgcaatgttttgcaaaacGGACGAGATCAGTAATTTCCCTTGTTGAATAATACCGTGTAACTTTCTCTTGCAATCATATTTAGTGAGTTTGTTGCCATGAGCTTATGTTGCGATTAGTTTTTCGCGGAAAGGAAGCCAGTAAGATGGTCATTTCAACTCCCTCGTTGGAAAGTGAAATGTTACACAAGGTTGAAGTCAATTTTTTCAACATGATTAGCATAGCTATTTTTAACGTTATCTGCATCAAGGTTATGAAACGTTTTCCGGTGCGGACGATTTGAAAATAGCGAATTTGCTCTCGCCATATAAGCCTCTAGCTTTGGCGTTTATATAATCTTTTATACTGATGATGGTGAAAATTAAAGATTAACCTTATTGCTGGGAATGTTGTCGCCATTGTTTTGGAAACAAAAGTAAAAAGGTAATAGTGTTCAGTGTTGTCATGGCAACCTTGTCATACCAACCGTTTTTGCTGTTATATCACTATTACTCGGAGATAGTGAtactataaaccaatcaaatgtcCAAAATTGCTCGGCTTAtactataacaataataataataataataataataataataataataataataacaataataatagttgtaAAATCTATGATAATATAATAAcgataaaaatgatattttatttttttgtttttactctttgcaaaaagaaagaatcatgaaaaaattaatgataggAAGAAGAAAGAATTTTGAGTAAACAAAATTCTTGGAAAACAGATCACAACTGGTTTGGGTGGTAATCAATCAATTCATAAttgaattattatttcattggaCAACATTTTCGAAGTAGAGCGGCTTACCGTATTTTGCAAAGGAAAGATATACGAATTGTATGAATGATAAGGTTTATACGTTCTATTGCTATAGAACTTAAACTTCATTCTCGAAAATAGGGGCTCTTTGCCTAAGTTAAGAAACAGCGTTACTAACCTCACAAATGAAAAGATTCAAATTCGACTAGAAATGAATGGTAGTTAAAATTTTAGCAGTTGTGTCAAGTTATAGAGCTGGAGACCGCTAAAGAAGAGGaatcccattcccattttcaaaattgctttTCCGCTTTCCCAGTGGCTAAATCCCAGCCCCAGTGTAAAAATAGGCAAATgcaagttttcatttttcccttCATGGCCTAGGCCTCCATGATGAAGGAAACGTTAGATAAAGATGATCTCAGtaacagaaataaaaataatatgatATCCTATGCTCGTGGCGCttcacaaaaataacaaaatcaaaGTATAACAATGTACAATTTACAATAATGAATATCGATTTACGAAAGAAATTCATTCTTATAAGCTAAAACTATATACACTATTAAGAATGGCTATCCTTTACTTACAAATTCACTAAAAAAAGCCTTAAGAGTTCTTTTAAAACAGTCTGTAGTAGTAGAATGTCTCATTGAAACAGGTAATGTATGCCAGAGTGTGTGTGCAAAATTCGAGAACTGCCGATCAACATGTACACATTACAAATTGATGAAGGgagaattcttttttttatgtccTTAAGTTTAGGGTTTTAAATTTCAGCTGAGCGCGCGCGCGTAAGCAACATGTTACTTGCTATCAGATGATAAATCAAAGTTACTGCAACCCGAAATCAAAATGTCGCACGGAATTGAGAAAACCAGAAATAAAGTTTTTTAAACTTGGTAAGTTATGCCTCGAGAGTTAGCCCATTGACCAACCCTGATTTTTTGTATATAAGTAAGAATTTGTACACGTATTTTGCATTCTTATGGAAATTTCTGAAGAAAGTGATTCAgtggaatatttttttcatatttctatAGCATTTTTATTAATAGCTCAAGTTCTACTGGATAGGTTCTTCTCATAATACGTCTTGGGTTAGACATTTTGTTGGGGTTTCTGGAAAAATAAAATAGGTCACCAAATTAGgttttaatttattatatatatatttccaaACAATGAGTTTTAGAGGGTCTTTTAGCAGCTCTATACGGcgcgttaccatggcaacagtTAGGACCTAGCAAACACCCTTTAAATATTGCCTGACAATAGTATTATGCAGCTATCAATAAGTGCTGTCCTGAGAGAAAATAAAATCTTTTGTCAATCGACATCCACTTTTACTATggaaaaccctttcgagcctccccAGCGTAAAATTAAAGCAGACTATGTGGGTTCTCCATATATACTTAAGATAGAGTACCTTTATTGCGCCGATCAATTCGAAAATTCACAATTCGCTCGGGCAAACTTTGGAGATTTAAGCTTTTGAAAAATGGAACCTTAGGATCCCATCCGATTGGCAAGAAGGGGTGTTCAAATGCCCCACCTGCACTTTGGAAACACGCATAGGTTCTCTTAAATCTGTATAAAAGTCTTCATGTTGATCGGAAGTAACTACATAAAGCTAGAATTATCAACTTTACTTCTCCCTATCCTTCATAAATACATTTGCAGTCCTTTGTTTTGTGAGCCACATGCACGTCGGTGAGTAAAGCTATTTGagcacaaaaacttgaaaatacaaatttgaTACCTCCGGTTCAAATGCCCCACCTCACTCGGGACAAAATCAAGCGTCGTACTCCTTGGGCACGAAAAGGATCAAATGTCTTATGTATGCCCGGAGGGGATGTTGAAGGTTCGAAATTATCAGTGCATAAGTAATAGGCTTGCGTTAAGTTTCTTTGGCTTACGCTGAAGTAAATTTCGACACACAAAAGTGACCAAGCAAATGGTAAAGAAAGGCTTAAACTGCCGCAAGGTGTCAAACATTACACCAGCCCCGGGGTGTGAGCATCACCGTACGCAAGCGCACAGCCTTATCACCCGGGAGGGTATCAGGTAGCCAAAGAGAGTCGTTTCGGCCTTGTTAGGCCGCATCATCATGGCATACCCGATACTTGCCAAGGCGGGTTTTTCCTAACCCCTTGAAGCGACAGCTCCACATTACAAAAGTGCGTACGGTGATGGCCAGACGACGAGGCTGGTGTAATGTGTGACATCTTGTTTTTTCAGCCTTTCTCTAAGCAAATAGTAGTTTTATATCACCAGCTTGATACCATTGCATTGGCGTTTGAGGTTCATAATATTTTCTTCTGTTCCATTCCGCAGAGGGCAATTCCCGAATAAAATTCTTCCCGTGAGGTTTTGGCGTAGAGAAGTCTCCAAAAAATGTCTTCGCAGAACGATACAATTCAGACTCTTGGTCGTCCATTTGACCTTGGTATGCTTTATGATCGCCGCTCAGAAAAACTGGTCCTTGGGAAAACATTGTGGTCTCCAAATCACCTGAGTCAGGCGGTTAACACGATAGCAAGACCATATACCCACTCAGAAGTCCTTGCCGAAGACACAATTGACGATAAACTAAATGCTCTAAATATTAAAGCGAGCCTTAAACTGAGTTTCCTTGGAGGATTAGTCAGTGTACAAGGAGCGGCTAAATACTTAGATGATAGAAAGGAATCGACTAAGCATTCTCGCGTGGTGCTGAAGTACGAGACAACAACTGAGTTAAAACAGCTGACCATGGAACATCTGGCACAAGGAAAGATGCAATATCCAGAGGTGCTTGACCACGATATTGCCACTCATGTAGTGGTTGGAATCCTGTATGGTGCAAACGCATTCTTGATCTTTGACCAGGAAGTTTCCGAAGATGAATCTTTGAGAGATGTACATGGTAATATGGAAGTACTGGTAAAGGCCCTGCGTAATATCCGTGTGGACGGAGACGGGAATGTCGATATAAAGGAAGACCAGaagaagaaaacagagaaaatatACTGCAAAATGTACGGAGATTTCAGAACAGAAGAAAGTCCAACTACTTACGAAGAAGCAGTAAGGATCTACAAACAGCTGCCATTATTGATTGGGGACAAGGGTCAAAATGCAGTTGCTGTCCAAGTATATTTGTATCCGCTAAGTGAAATCAATAGCAAGGGGCAACGAATGGTTAGAGAAATCAGTGCCAATTACATAAGCAAGACATGTGAGATTCAAGAGCATATACAGTGTATCGAGGCTCAATGCAGCAATCTAATGAGAGAGGATGTTTGTTCATTGTTTCCTAGAGTGAAGAAGCAATTATCCCTTTTTAAAAGCAACATCTCTCGATACAAGACCTTTTTTCAGAATAAGTTGCTACCTTTGCTTCCAAGCATTAGAGGAGGTGGAGCAGAAGAATCAACGCTCGGAGATATCTTTGAAGAAAAGGAGCGTTCCCCCTTCGCACAAACTTGCATGGATGCTTGGATcgaggaaaaaaggaaagagataaagaaattgCAAGGCATGGTGAGTTTCTTGGGAAGCACTCCTTTCGTTAATCCTGAGGATGTAGAAAACGAAGCGTTCGACccaagaaatgagaagattgtgTGCTGTACATTTACGATTGGCGAGGAAAACGATCATCAGATTCTGAGCATGGATGGGTACCTTACTGGAAAAGTTCTGCCGCAGTTGAATAGAGAGGCATCAACGGGtattgatgacaaaaatttcaATAAAAGAATGCGTCAAACACTGAAACAGTTCGCAGAACTCAAAGCTGCAAATGAAAACCACaaggaagtgaaattttttGCCACGGAGAAAAGTCTTTCTGACACTTTCAGTGGAAACCCAGGAGCCTTGATCTATCTGTACGAGGATGGCGCTCTAGATAATGAAGATTTTAAGTCATCACCAAGGCCAGAGAAACTAGAAGCAGAGAACGTGCGAGATGTTTCTATCGAGCTTCGGTGGATTGATCCGCACTTTAGCAAGAACAAAATCAAAAGGTACAAAATTCAGTACAAAAAGGATGAAGATGCCAGCCTCGACTGGATCACTGAGTACTCAGTGTGTGGTAACAGAGCTAAGCAAACGGCTACCATATCTGGACTTGACCCCGCTACCAGGTACTTGTTCCGAGTATGCGCAGTGAGACAGATTGTGGTCAGCCAATACAGTGATACTTTGTCGGAAACTACCAAACCGACAAGTCCGCCTGGCAAGCTACCCTTTGAAGCCGCAACGCCTGACGCAATTACTATTGG includes:
- the LOC136923610 gene encoding uncharacterized protein isoform X2 — encoded protein: MAAKMVLARVRSRWSSPLLVAVSVPILGVPFLSSVKAGSVKVHPRELEIYDPVEPSQDTLKPNEEEVTGFEQKVSTVRKFVWGWTTSVQEGIAKAREHFSVAEQKSLGRPIRRIFYSGAIGTTALAICYPKQAVDITLTNYDRLKAFVKEQMTNLNQKRAEKPFVKEVQTPLHEATNLKEEHEPVQIVVESVNANASVDEQQKDVEMEDTEARLEDEVKENKGKQESPFWSKIPFLDRLVGKKEDPAVISESSLAVGNKEKIGLVATEEKKDQILLLEQTAAKANVEGDLGQSNPEDKDMYSTRS
- the LOC136923609 gene encoding neoverrucotoxin subunit alpha-like — encoded protein: MSSQNDTIQTLGRPFDLGMLYDRRSEKLVLGKTLWSPNHLSQAVNTIARPYTHSEVLAEDTIDDKLNALNIKASLKLSFLGGLVSVQGAAKYLDDRKESTKHSRVVLKYETTTELKQLTMEHLAQGKMQYPEVLDHDIATHVVVGILYGANAFLIFDQEVSEDESLRDVHGNMEVLVKALRNIRVDGDGNVDIKEDQKKKTEKIYCKMYGDFRTEESPTTYEEAVRIYKQLPLLIGDKGQNAVAVQVYLYPLSEINSKGQRMVREISANYISKTCEIQEHIQCIEAQCSNLMREDVCSLFPRVKKQLSLFKSNISRYKTFFQNKLLPLLPSIRGGGAEESTLGDIFEEKERSPFAQTCMDAWIEEKRKEIKKLQGMVSFLGSTPFVNPEDVENEAFDPRNEKIVCCTFTIGEENDHQILSMDGYLTGKVLPQLNREASTGIDDKNFNKRMRQTLKQFAELKAANENHKEVKFFATEKSLSDTFSGNPGALIYLYEDGALDNEDFKSSPRPEKLEAENVRDVSIELRWIDPHFSKNKIKRYKIQYKKDEDASLDWITEYSVCGNRAKQTATISGLDPATRYLFRVCAVRQIVVSQYSDTLSETTKPTSPPGKLPFEAATPDAITIGFANPKTIGEGDKIEKYEVKLSANSQHMVQVLQCTEDAPLTCAIEGLQAGVRYEFRVTAMGCREGDRDSVQSDRTDPLQTTLPPKRIDTRRILTHCKLVQSPEDGTPAVHILPLTLAYQDSRCQLQKYVITLAEKKTQMPGKCASVPEKVLMVIGSTGSGKITTVNAMINYVLGVQWNDDFRLKMIDERSSNQAHSVTKIASCYTLSYMEGFKVPYNLTIVDTHGFGDTRGIEHDKVLTEQIRRIFNTKGPAGIDHVDAICFMVQAGNPWFTETQTYVFGRILAMFGKDIKKNILVLFTFADSQKPHGHALSAMLEAGFLEDENNFFKFNNCALFVANSGEDDEDNFDRMFWKIGMASFEKFFQRLGEMEPQSLPHQADVKRKSFAGSSTLK
- the LOC136923610 gene encoding MICOS complex subunit MIC27-like isoform X1, producing MAAKMVLARVRSRWSSPLLVAVSVPILGVPFLSSVKAGSVKVHPRELEIYDPVEPSQDTLKPNEEEVTGFEQKVSTVRKFVWGWTTSVQEGIAKAREHFSVAEQKSLEFIELIQTDQEFQMKVGAISAAVLGGAVLAGRGRRPIRRIFYSGAIGTTALAICYPKQAVDITLTNYDRLKAFVKEQMTNLNQKRAEKPFVKEVQTPLHEATNLKEEHEPVQIVVESVNANASVDEQQKDVEMEDTEARLEDEVKENKGKQESPFWSKIPFLDRLVGKKEDPAVISESSLAVGNKEKIGLVATEEKKDQILLLEQTAAKANVEGDLGQSNPEDKDMYSTRS